A stretch of DNA from Yoonia sp. G8-12:
TTTTCTGGTGCTCTTCACCTACCTGTTGCCGTCGGTTGTGCTGATTATTCCGCTTTACCTGCTGTTGGTAGGTTTAGGCGTATCCAACACGATCTTCAGCCTCGTCATCGCCTATACAACCTTCGCGCTGCCCTACGCATTGTGGTTGCTGAGGTCATTCATGGCGGGCATTCCGGAAGATCTGGAAAGTGCTGCGCTTTGCGACGGTGCAACACGGATGGGCGCATTCCGCGACGTGATCCTGCCGCAGCTGTTGCCCGGCATTATTTCCACCGCGCTCTTCACATTCATCCTTAGCTGGAATGAATACCTCTACGCGCTGGTACTTGTGAATTCGGACGCTTCACGCCCGCTCACAACCGGTGTCATGAACATGCTGATCTCAAGCTTCAACATCGAATGGTCTCTGCTGATGGCAGCCTCCGTGATGATGTCGGTGCCGCTGATCATCGTTTTCGCCTTCCTACAAAGCTATCTAACCCGCGGCTTCGGTGCCGGCGGTGTGAAAGGATAATCCATGGCCGAAGTGGTCTTCTCCAAGGTTCAAAAGAAATTCGGTGCCTTTACTGCGGTCCATGGTCTGGACCTGAAAATCAACGAGGGCGAGTTTGTTTCGCTGCTCGGACCCTCTGGTTGCGGTAAAACGACGACGCTGCGAATGCTCGCAGGGCTGGAGTTCCCCAGCGATGGCGAAATTTACATCGGCGACCGCGTGGTCAATAACCTCGCACCGGGTGAACGCGACATTGCGATGGTGTTCCAGTCCTACGCGCTCTACCCGCACATGACGGTGGGCGACAACATGGCCTATCCGCTCAAAAAGCGCGGCGTAAAAAAAGCCGATCGCGAAGCAGCGGTCGCCAAGACAGCGGAACTGTTGCAGTTGACGCCGCTGCTGAAACGCAAACCGCGCCAATTGTCTGGTGGACAGCAGCAACGCGTGGCGTTGGGCCGTGCTCTCGTGCGTGATCCCCAGGTGTTCCTCCTCGATGAACCCCTGTCCAACCTTGATGCAAAGCTGCGTGGATACATGCGCGTTGAACTGGTCGAGTTGCATCGCCGCCTTGGGCGCACGATGGTCTATGTGACCCATGACCAGCTCGAAGCGATGACAATGTCCGACCGGATCGCGGTTATGGAAGGTGGCAAGCTACAACAGTTCGCACCCCCTGCCGAAGTTTACGCAGAGCCCGCCAACCGGTTTGTCGCCAGCTTTATCGGCACACCGGGCATGACGTTGATGGACGGCGAGTTGAGCAATGAGGGCGGTGCATGGAAATTCACTTCACCAGGTATCTCTGTGCCTGTCGGCCAGCTCAAAGACACCGCCACAGCCGGCCCCGCTTGTTTCGGTGTGCGTCCGGAACATGTGCACATCGGTGAAGGCCACGTTTCCGGCATTGTTCAGGTTGTCGAAAAAACCGGACACGAAAACATCGTCATCATCGGGCTTGAGGGCGGCCAACGTTTGACGGGCCGTGTGCCAGCCCCCAAACTTGGTCCATCGGTGAGACCGTGCAACTGACTTTTGACGCCGACAACGCCCATATTTTTAGCGAAGGCACACATGGTGCACGCCTGAACGTACCCGTCGCGCAACGCACGGCAATGCCCCCCACCCTAAAAACCGTACAAACGGGAGCCCAAAAATGAACAGAGACAGTATTTCCTGGGGCGGACCGATGCCTGCCATCACGACAGCCTTTCGCGACGACTACTCACTGGATGAAGAAAGCTACTCGGCCAACATTGATCGCCTGCTTGATGCAGGCGCGACAGGTATCGTGGCGGCAGGCTGCACCGGAGAATTCTGGGCGCTGTCATTTGAAGAACGTCTGCGATTGGCCGAATTAGCGGTGGCGTCTTGTAAGGGGCGTGGAGCGGCCATAGTAGGAACAGGGGCCATTACCGAAGGTGAAGTGATCGAACAGATTGACGCCGCACGCGGTGCTGGCGCTGACGGCGTTCTGGTTCTCCCACCTTACTTTGCCCATCTGACAAAGTCGGAAATCATTGCCCATTTTGAAGCCGTGAACGACAAGGCCACGCTGCCCATCGTTCTTTACAACATCCCCGGAAACGCAGGCAACGCCATCACGCCAGATATCGCATCTGTCTTGGCTGATCTGGACAACGTCGTAGCGATCAAGGAAAGCAGCGGCGATTGGGGTAATTTCCACCGTACACTGGCCGCCGTGAAGGACCGTATTCGTGTGTTTTGCGGCCCTTCTTCTACGCTCGGCGTAGCCGCCTCTCTGGCCGGTGCGGATGGCCATATCGATTGTTTTCCAAACGTCTGGACCGATTGTATGCAGATCTGGCATGCGACCGCCGAAGGCCGTCTTGATGAGGCTTGGGCTTTGCAGAAAATCGGGATTGCAATGACCGATCTATACATCGCGAACGGTCGCACCCTCTACCCTGCCACCAAGGCCGTCATGAATGCGCACGGCCTTCCTGGCGCAGGAAGCTTGCGTCCGCCACTCCGTCCGCTGACCGGTTCATCCCTTGATGAACTTCTGTCCGGCATGGAACGGCTGGTCCCGACACAACAGCGCGTCGCCTAAGGCCCGCAAAACAAATTCAAGGAGTAGTACACATGGATCTTGGTTTAACAGGACGTAAAGCCATCGTTTCAGCCGCCAGCCGTGGGCTTGGCTTTGCCGCAGCCCGATCCCTCGCGCGCGAAGGCGTTTCCGTTATCATGAATGCCCGCACCGCAGGCCCGCTGGAAGAAGCAGCGCAGTCCATCCGCGATGAATGCGGGGTTGAGGCCATTGCCGTAGCCGCCGACTTCAACACCGCCGAAGGACGCGCCGCCGTTCTGGATGCTGCGGGTGGTCAATGCGATATTCTGGTCAACAACCCCGGTGTGCGTCAGGTTCCCACCCCCTATGACCAGATCACAGCCGAAGACTGGCGCTATTGGATGGAAGTCCATTTCATGTCCTCAATCGAAATGATCCAAGCAGTTGCGCCCGGAATGAAGGACCGCAAATTCGGTCGTATCGTCAACATGTCGGTCAGCTTTATCAAATTCCCACAAGTCGGGTTCGCGCATACTCATGCGGCACGACTGGCGCTTTCGGGGGCCACGGCGGCCATGACCCGCGAACTGATCGGACATAATGTGACGATCAACTCGGTCTGCCCTGGCCTGTTTGATACGGATGCATTGCAGACCAACCTGCATGGCCACGCGGAACGCGGCAATACGACCTATGAGGCCATCGTCCAGAACCGTCTCGAAAACTGCCCCGCTGGCCGTTTTGCGGATCCTGCGGAATGTGGGGATCTGATCGCGTATCTCTGCTCGAACCAGGCCGGATTCATGACGGGTCAGAACATCATCAACGATGGTGGCGTCTATCAGGGGTTGTTCTGATGACGAAGGTTGTCATGGTTTCTGGCGGTGGGCGCGGCCTTGGGGCCGCGATCACGCGCGGATTGATTGACGCGGGCTGGACTGTGTCCCTTGGTTTGCGCGACTTATCGCAGGCCAACCAGTTCGGCGATGCTGTTTCGGCCCAGGCTTTCGACGCCACTGATCCGGCCTCTGCCACCGCCTGGGTTGATGCAACAGTCGCACGCCACGGCCAGTTGAATGCCATCGTGAATAACGCCGGTATTTTGCGGATGGTGGATTTTGAACAAGGCACAGAAGACGATCTGGATGACCTTTGGGCCATCAACGTCAAGGCACCGTTCCGTTTGATCAAGGCAGCTATGCCCCACCTGCGGGCCTGCGGAGAAGGGCGCGTCGTCAACATCGCCTCGACCGATGCCAAACGGTTTCGCCAAGGCACGTCGATCGGCTATTCCATGACAAAGCACGCCCTACACGTGCTGACCCAAGCAACACGCGCCGCTGGCTATGACGATGGCGTCAGGGCGACTGCCCTATGTCCCGGCGCGATTGATACTGACCTGATTGCCAACATTCCCGGCGTAACCCCGAAAGCCGACCGCCTGACCCCTGAAACCGTGGCGGGTCTTGTAACCATGCTGCTCGCCCTGCCCAATCAGGCAAGCGTGCCGGAACTGGTTGCCAACACCCGATATGAGAGCCTGATATGACAACCGACACATTGCTGAATGACACCTTAGCTGCGTGGGATCGCGACAACCTTTTGCATCCCACCACGCACACTTCAAACCACGCCAATGGTACAACGCCCGGTCGGATCATCACCGGCGGCAAAGGTGTGTATGTGTCCGATCGCGACGGCAACCAGTTTCTGGACGCTTTTGCGGCACTCTATTGCGTCAACGTAGGATACGGACGCACCGAGGTTGCAGATGCGATTTCCGAACAGGCGCAAAAGCTGTCCTATTTCCATGCCTTTGCAGGGCATGGCAATGAACCGGCGATCAAGCTTGCGAAGATGGTGATGGACCGCGCACCCGACCACATGGCACGGGTTTACTTCGGCCTGTCCGGATCGGATGCGAATGAAACCAACGTGAAACTGGCTTGGCACTACAACATCCTGCGCGGCAAGCCTGAAAAACGCAAAATCATCAGCCGTTGGCGTGCCTACCATGGGTCCGGCCTTGTCTCCGGTTCGATGACCGGACTCGCGGCCTATCACGCACGTTTCCATCTGCCACTTGACGGCTTCTTGCACACGCATTGCCCGCACTATCTGCGCCGTCCTGATCGTGACATGACCGAAGCACAGCATCTGGATTTTCTGATCACAGAGCTTGAGGCGATGATCATGGACGAAGGGCCCGAAACCATTTGTGCCTTCATC
This window harbors:
- a CDS encoding carbohydrate ABC transporter permease, with translation MPTFKKILFNLFAWSIVLAVAFPLFWMLVTSVKPGFELFRRPPTILPETWTFEHYWKLLSETNFLIYFRNSIILSTATTLVVVAVATLGAFSLVRFKYRGRESLAFLVLFTYLLPSVVLIIPLYLLLVGLGVSNTIFSLVIAYTTFALPYALWLLRSFMAGIPEDLESAALCDGATRMGAFRDVILPQLLPGIISTALFTFILSWNEYLYALVLVNSDASRPLTTGVMNMLISSFNIEWSLLMAASVMMSVPLIIVFAFLQSYLTRGFGAGGVKG
- a CDS encoding ABC transporter ATP-binding protein, whose amino-acid sequence is MAEVVFSKVQKKFGAFTAVHGLDLKINEGEFVSLLGPSGCGKTTTLRMLAGLEFPSDGEIYIGDRVVNNLAPGERDIAMVFQSYALYPHMTVGDNMAYPLKKRGVKKADREAAVAKTAELLQLTPLLKRKPRQLSGGQQQRVALGRALVRDPQVFLLDEPLSNLDAKLRGYMRVELVELHRRLGRTMVYVTHDQLEAMTMSDRIAVMEGGKLQQFAPPAEVYAEPANRFVASFIGTPGMTLMDGELSNEGGAWKFTSPGISVPVGQLKDTATAGPACFGVRPEHVHIGEGHVSGIVQVVEKTGHENIVIIGLEGGQRLTGRVPAPKLGPSVRPCN
- a CDS encoding dihydrodipicolinate synthase family protein, with protein sequence MNRDSISWGGPMPAITTAFRDDYSLDEESYSANIDRLLDAGATGIVAAGCTGEFWALSFEERLRLAELAVASCKGRGAAIVGTGAITEGEVIEQIDAARGAGADGVLVLPPYFAHLTKSEIIAHFEAVNDKATLPIVLYNIPGNAGNAITPDIASVLADLDNVVAIKESSGDWGNFHRTLAAVKDRIRVFCGPSSTLGVAASLAGADGHIDCFPNVWTDCMQIWHATAEGRLDEAWALQKIGIAMTDLYIANGRTLYPATKAVMNAHGLPGAGSLRPPLRPLTGSSLDELLSGMERLVPTQQRVA
- a CDS encoding SDR family oxidoreductase, which codes for MDLGLTGRKAIVSAASRGLGFAAARSLAREGVSVIMNARTAGPLEEAAQSIRDECGVEAIAVAADFNTAEGRAAVLDAAGGQCDILVNNPGVRQVPTPYDQITAEDWRYWMEVHFMSSIEMIQAVAPGMKDRKFGRIVNMSVSFIKFPQVGFAHTHAARLALSGATAAMTRELIGHNVTINSVCPGLFDTDALQTNLHGHAERGNTTYEAIVQNRLENCPAGRFADPAECGDLIAYLCSNQAGFMTGQNIINDGGVYQGLF
- a CDS encoding SDR family NAD(P)-dependent oxidoreductase → MTKVVMVSGGGRGLGAAITRGLIDAGWTVSLGLRDLSQANQFGDAVSAQAFDATDPASATAWVDATVARHGQLNAIVNNAGILRMVDFEQGTEDDLDDLWAINVKAPFRLIKAAMPHLRACGEGRVVNIASTDAKRFRQGTSIGYSMTKHALHVLTQATRAAGYDDGVRATALCPGAIDTDLIANIPGVTPKADRLTPETVAGLVTMLLALPNQASVPELVANTRYESLI